atGATCAATTTGTCATTTTCTAAAATATATTAGAAACTATAACGATAATAttagagaaacaaaaaaaaaaatagaaagaatttgttttatttaacatttattaattattgcaacaattaataaatattagataaaataacaaataaatattaaataagataaactTGGACTATTcaagttaattattttttatctttctaATATTATGGATAATTAAATACCTCATCAAGGTTCTTGCCAGAAATATCTTTGTAGTGGTTGTATAGTGCTTTGAGATGAGGCTTGCTTCTTGTTGCTAATATCCTTATGACTTCATCATCTTCATTGATAGGTTTCTTATGAGCATTCTTAATCGCATCATAAATTATTTTTGCCTCTGATTTTGCATGCTCATTCTTAATCTTTGGTCCTTCATACCTATAAGCACTTACAAGTGCTACCAAGAGCTGTTTGTTTCCAAAAGCAATAAATAATGTTATTCAATTAAACTATTATAAATTAGATCTATCGTCATATTTGATGTTCACTTTTATTTTATCAAATTCATCTCACATGTCATTAGTTTCAAAGTATGGACAATGTTAATAATTAATTCGAGATGTTTGCATGTCACCatccaaaaacataaaaataaagaaaaaaaaagagatgtaCGCATGAGTTACAAATAACATAAATATTGGCATAAAATATATACGATCAAATCGATGTAAAAGTTAATAATGaattaattcaaattaatttctcGAACAAAATACAACTATAATTGAAGCAGGTTTAactattctattttctttttagcGTAAACTATATCAAAATCGTCTCCAATTTTTTATAATACAAACAGAAAGATTTTATACTTTTGATAACGTACAAAATATCCTCAAAATATATTAGAAATTAAAGaccacaaaaaattattttttatataaatgacAAATAACTTTTTGTATTTCacataaactaataattatacgATTAATCCAAAATTTTATTAGAATAATTGGATAACTCTTTAAAAAGTATATACAANNNNNNNNNNNNNNNNNNNNNNNNNNNNNNNNNNNNNNNNNNNNNNNNNNNNNNNNNNNNNNNNNNNNNNNNNNNNNNNNNNNNTGTGGATCTCTGGCCTTACAATCTTTGAGTAGAATTGTAGAAccaaaaaaaatatgtaaaaaaagatattaaataataaaaatcacaCTATactaaacaattaaaaaaaaaaattgaaagaatctCATATTTTATTGGCTTTTTAAAAATTGGAGACGATTTCAGTAATTTAGTATTTTTGAATTACCTTGCGTTCAATGCCATGAATGTGAGAGGCAACATCCTCTTCAATGGAGTGATCAAAGAGAGAATGGTATGCCTTTCTAGCTCCCAATAACTCTTCAGAGGACCTTGTGCATGCTATCTCAACCAACACTCCATATGATGTTTTTCCCTTCTTTATTGCTTCTTTTACTAAACGGGCATCCCTCTCCCATGGATGCATGGACCACAACAAAACTGTGTTCTGATGAAATCAAATACACTTAGGATAGCACATTTTAGATTATtgacaataaaatatttttttgaaaaaaaaggattTAAATAACTAATTAATATAACTCAAATTTGATTATTTCAAACATAGTTTAGTTtgacattaattaaaaaaataaaaacaatttgtTAGTTACACTTATCAAACAATTTATCTGGTGTAGTTGCATTTATGAAAGATGTAAACATACATATATCAAATATCATTGCCAAAGGTGTTAGTAGAGAAAATAAGATGTCTAATTTGTAGAGTCCTGATGATTTATTTGAATATAGCGATGAGGACAAATCCAAAGAGAATGTCTATATAAAAGTCGAtgatagaaaaattgaaaaaaagctTGCAAAATAAAAGGCAGGACTAGTATCAAAAGTAGGAAAACTAGTCATAATAAAGTTGTAATAAATAATCTTTCGCTATATCATCTGAGCCTATTCAAAATGCCGAAAACAGTgaccaaaaaattatttttttctaatcaagctctttttaagaagaaaaggattaaaaaaaaaaggtgatgCCTACAATCAGTCAGAGCCAAATATAAAAACCTAAAGAGTACGGAAGTCTGGAAGTTGAGGATATTACCATAAGAACGTAGCATTACTTTTTAAATGATGGTGGAGATTTTCAGTAGAGGACAAGCCCCTTTGATAGCACATCGTGACATCGTGTAATGGTAATAATATGACAAAATTTATCATAGAAAATGGAGAACCTAAATTAAATAGGTCTTGGATTGATATAATTAAAGGCATCAAATATGTAATTGGTTGAAAGATATTGCATGAAAAGGGATTAGAATGTGTGTGGAGAATAGATGTAAAACAAGATTTTGGAATGATACATAGGTGAAAAAGTTGTGCATTAAAGATAAGTTTTCTAGACTTTATGCAATCTCATCAAACAAAGTCGAATTAATAGCAAATTGTGATTTTTGGGACGATTTATTTTGGTGCTGGAATTTACAATGGTAAAGATGTTTTTTTTAATGCGAGAGTAAACACGATAAAGAATTACATtacttgttacaaaatattttcttAGTTTCAGGATGAGGCAAGATGGTGTTTTTCGGAAGATGGAAGCTTTTCAATTAAATCTCTCATTAATGTGGCAGTGGAAAAAAAAAATCTGGAAGTGATTGAATCGAAACATATCTTTGACAATGTGTGGAGGGGAACAATTTCTCTAAGGATAGAGATCATGATTTGGAGTGCAATCCTTGAAAGATTAAACACAAAAAGAAGTTGGTAAATTTGAACATTATAAATCATAATGAAGCTGGCTGTGTTATGTGGAAAGATTGTTGAGGACGAAACACCTCTTTATCCATCACAATTATGTGAATTTGATGTGGACAAAAGCAATGTAAATAAGTGGGATAAACCGGGTTAGATCGAATGACCTTAAGGCCTTCTTTAATATATGGTGCAATCA
The DNA window shown above is from Arachis ipaensis cultivar K30076 chromosome B08, Araip1.1, whole genome shotgun sequence and carries:
- the LOC107612022 gene encoding annexin D4 isoform X1 — translated: MELNQELEAVTQALSGHGVEESALVRILGKWDPLEREAFRKKTPNLFIEDKERHFQRWDDHYARLLKHEFVRFKNTVLLWSMHPWERDARLVKEAIKKGKTSYGVLVEIACTRSSEELLGARKAYHSLFDHSIEEDVASHIHGIERKLLVALVSAYRYEGPKIKNEHAKSEAKIIYDAIKNAHKKPINEDDEVIRILATRSKPHLKALYNHYKDISGKNLDEDLDDIRFKEAVQCLCTPQIYFCKVRFXFSIEN